In Halobacterium noricense, the genomic stretch CGGCGGCCGCGCCGTCACCGACGGCGATGGCGGCCTGCCACTTCGTGTCGCGGCCCATCGCGCCGGTCGCGTAGACGCCGTCGACGGACGTCCGCATGTCGACGTTCACGTCGACGACCTCCTCGTCGGTGAACTCGCAGCCGAGGTCTTCCGCGAGGTCGCGGTTGCCACCGGTCGCGAGCACGACGTAGTCGGCCTCGTACTCGCCGTCCACCGTCGTGAGGACGAAACCATCGCCGGATTGCTCGACGGCGGTGACTTCCTCGTCCTCGTGGAGGTCGGCCCCGCGGGCCTTCGCCTGCTTCTGCGCGATTTCGACGAAGGTCATCCCGTCGATGGAGCGGACGCCCGGGTAGTTGAAGAGGTGGGCCTTGTGCATCCACGTCTCGTCGGTGTCGAAGACGACGGTGTCGAGGTCGTTCTTCGCGGCGAACTGTGCTGCGGACAGGCCGGCGGGACCGCCGCCGACGACTGCTACGTCTACCATGGGCGTGCATGCGTGCTCTCAGAGGAAGTAGTTTACCATCCAGTAAAATCCGGCAAGGGCTGCCGAGTCACCGAACGCGACCCACAGCGACGACGCTACCGCCGTTCAGAGCACAAACGGGCCGCGCTGCTGAATCGGCTCGTCGTGTGGTTGGCCGGCGACGGCGACCACGCGGAGGTCGGACTCGTCGCGGAGTTCGACCGCGGTCTCGTCCGTGACCGTGAAGACGTCGCCCTCGCCGAACTCGCTCCCATCCACGGTCCCCGTGCCGGAGACGCCGTAGACGAAGCCCGTCCAGCCCTCGGGAATCGTCCACTCCCACGCGTCCGACACGCGGACATCCAGATACTCCATCGGCGTGTGGAGAGAGAGCGGCGACCCGTCGCCGACGACCGTCGTCACCGTCGCACCCTCGTGCTCCTCGGTGGGCAGGTCGGCCTGCGTGGCGTCGACGTAGTCGGGGTCTGCGTCCTTCTTCGCGCGCGGGAGGTTCACCCAGAGCTGGAGCCCGTTGCAGCCGCGGCCGCCGGCGGGGAACTCGGAGTGGCGGATGCCGCTCCCGGTCGTGATGCGCATCGCGTCGCCCTCCTCGGCGACGTTGCTGACGCCCAGCGAGTCCTCGTGGTCCATCCCGCCGTCCACCATGTAGGAGACGATTTCGAAGCCGCGGTGGGGGTGCATCGGGAACCCCTGGTCGGGGTCGATGTAGAACCGCTCGAAGAGGACGAACGGGTCGAGGTGCTCGGGGTGGTGGCTCGTCGGGAACGCGCGATTCGAGTTTACGCCCGTCCCGTGTCGGACTCGTTCGCCGGGAACGGGACCATCTGGTAGCTGCTGGCCGTCGTTGGCGTTCATGCCTCCCCTTGTTTACCAAGCAGTAAAACAGGTCCGGTGGGAGCATCGTTCACCCCCTCCGCGCGGACCTGTTCGCTGGCTGTGAATCGGCGGACGTCATTCCACCACCGCCGCTTCGAGCAGTTCCAGCGGGTGGCGGACGTCGTAGCCCGTGCCGTGCTCCATCTGCATCGCGCAGGTCGGGCACTCCGTCATCCCGGTCTCGCCGTCGGCGGCTTCCATGTGGTCGAACATCTCGTCGCCGATTTTCATGGAGGTCTCGTACTTCTCGGCCTTCCAGCCGTACGTCCCGGAGATGCCCGAGCAGGAGTCGCCGACGTCCTCGACGCCCACGCCGTCCAAGTCGCCGAACAGTTCGACCGCCTGCCGGTCCAGACCCTGATTGCGGGCGTGGCAGGGCGCGTGGTACGCGAACTCCGCGGCGAGGTCGTCGCCGACGTCGGCGTCGGCGAGTTCGCCGTCGAGGTCCTCGTGGATGCGGAGGTACTCCACGGACTCGAAGGTGTTCGCGGCGACGTCGTCGATGCCGTCGATGTCGAACAGCTCGGGGTACTCCTGACGAATCGCCATCGAACACGACGTACAGGAGGCGATGGCGTCGTAGCCCTCGTCGACGAGGTCGGCGAACGAGGAGACGTTGACTTCGGCGTCGCGGCGCGCGTCCTCGAGCATGCCGTTGGCGAACATTGGCGTGCCCGAGCAGCCCTGCTCCGGGACGACGATTTCGTAGCCGAAGTGCTCGTAGACGCGCACGAGCGCCTTCGCCACCTCGGGGGTGTTGTACTCGGCGTAGCAGCCGTGGAAGTACGCGACCTGCTTGTCGGCGTCGAACGGTTCGCCGCGGCGCTCGCGGGCCTCGCGGGCGCGTTCTTTCGAGCCGGCAGCCCCGCCCTGCGCGGCCCACCACTCCGTGAACGTCTCCGTCGCGAAGTCGGGGAACTCGCGCTCGCCGGTGACGCCGAGCAGTTTCTCGCCGAGCCAGCGCGCCGGCCCGAAGTTCGCCGCGGCGTTCGCGAGCCGCGGTACTTTGCTCGCGAGCCACGCGGACTTCCGGTAGTTCGCAAGCAAGCGGTTCCGGACGTACTCCACGGAGAGTGTGCTCATCTCCTCGCTGACGTACTCGCCGCGCGCGGTGTTGTGCATCTGGGAGAGCCCCACGCCAGACGGACACGCGTTGTCGCAGCGCATGCAGTTCGAGCAGTCCATCACCGAATCGTCGATTGGGTCGTCGTCCCGGCGTTTGAGTCGCCACTGCTCGGGCCCCTGGAACTTCGGGCCGGGGAAGTCGTCGTCGACCTCCGCGACCGGACAGTTGGTGTCGCAGGTCGAGCACTTGTAACAGGAGTCCGCGCCCGGGCGCAGGTCGAAGTCGTCGCTGTCGTCGAAGACGTCGACGGGCTCGAACTCCTCGCCGGTGTTCGGTGCCACTGGGTCGAAGTCGGTGGATTGGCTGTCACTCATCGTGTCTCCTCCGCGGCGCGCCGGCCGGCCGCGTAGCCCGTCGCAATCGAGACGCCGCCGCCGGACTTCTCGGCGGCGAAGTCGTAGCCGCCGAGCACGCTCCCGGCGGCTCGCAGGTTCTCGAACTCGGTGCTCCCGTCTGCGGCCTCGGGCCGCAGGCTGTCGTCGGCCGCGACGCCGAATTGCGCGAACTGGTGGTCGCCGAACACGTCGTCCGCGAACCAGTCGTAGCGGTCGGCGGCATGGGCAACGTGGCACTCAAAAATCGGCTCGGAGACGCCCTCGCGGTCGGACTCGACGCCTTTCCCGACGAGGCCGCCGGTCGCGAGCACGTACTGGTCGGCGGCGTTCGGGATGCGCGCGCCGTTCTTCTCGACGTACACCTGCTCGATTCGGTCGCCGCCGTCGTAGTCGACGACCGGGTTCCCCGTCTCGATGCTGACGCCCGCTTCGTCGAGGGCGTCGAACAGCGCGTCCTCCAGTCGGAGCCCCGGCAGCGAGGGCGGCCCCATCGGCACCTCGAAGACGGCCACGCCGAGTTCGTCGGCGAGCGCGTCGCGGACGGCCGCCGCGTCGTCGTCGCCGAGAATCGCCGGGAAGCCGACGCGCTCCTCGCCGTCGAGTTCGGTCTTCACGCGGTCCGCGAGCGCTTCCCTGACTTGCCGGTCGTGGCCGTCGACGGTCACCGTGCCGTTCGTGTCGAGGAGTTTCGCGTACCGGGTGAGTTTCGCGTCCGCGCGGAGGTCGCCCGGGAACCGAATCGTCGCGCCGCGCACGTCGAACGGCACGCCGGCGGCGTCGAGGTGCGCAGCCGCCTGCGGCGCGTCGAAGTCGACCATCGCCTCGAAGCCGACGAGGAGGGTGTCGCGGTCGTCGCTGGCGACGCCGGCGCTCGCGCCCGCGGGGTAGCGCGCGGTCGGCTTGACGGTGCCGCCGTGAGTCGGCAGCAGCGCGTTCGCGTCCGTGTGGTCGCCCCGGTAGTGGGGCGCAGCGTCGTCGAACAGCGCCAGCGCTTCGCGGACCGTCTCCACGCCGACAGTCTGGTACGGGTGTGATTCTGGGAGGTCCGGTATCGCGTCGAAGGGGTCGACGAGCGGGCCGTCTCCGTCGGGCGTGTAGCCGAGCACGTCCACGAGCCCCGAGGCGTGCCGGAGCGTGCTCTGCTTGTAGGAGACCAGCCGGGTGTCAGCGCCCGCTCGTGCCGCGGCGAGCGCGCTCGTCAGGCCCGCGAGCCCCCCGCCGACGACGAGGACGTCGGACTCAATCGCCACGGTTGCCTCCGTCCGTTCGGGCCGCCTCGGAGCCGCCGTCGAAGGCGGCGAAGTCCACGTCGTCGCCGTCCGCGGGGTCGTTATCGCGGTTCTGCGTGGTCGCGTGCAGCGCGTAGTTCAGCATCGCCTGCGAGAGCTGCTCGCCCCAGAGTGCGTGGCGCTGGCCCTTCCAGCGCTCCTGTAGGAGGTCGTCCCACGCTCGTCTAGCCGTCGCTTCGTCGTAGCCGCCGTCGCCGTGGAGTTCGCTGGCCATGCGGTGCGCGCAGAAGCCGCCCTGGCAGTTCCCCATCGACGCCCGCGTGCGGATGCGGACGGCGTTGAGGTCCGACCCTGATTGCCCGATGGCGTCCTGGAGTTCGGCGCGCGTGACGCCCTCGCACTCGCAGACGACCGGGTTCGGCTCCTCGGTGGCGAGCACGTCGTCTGCGCGCGACCCGAGGCGTTCGACGCTGCGCCGGCCGATTGGCGAGCGCAGGCCGAACTCGTCCATGTAGTCGCGGAGCACGGAGAACTCCTCGCTGCCTGGGAGGGGGACGTCCGCAGTCCGGCATTCGGCGTCGACGCCGAACCGCTCGCAGACGTGGTCGGCGACCGACTCCGCCATCATGCGGTAGGTCGTGAACTTCCCGCCGACGACCGTCGTCATCCCGGGGAGGTCGTCGCGGTCGGCGTGGTCCAGCAGGAAGAAGTCCCGCGTGATGTCCGTCGGATCGTCACTGGCCACGTCCGGCGGCTCGTAGAGCGGGCGCACGCCCCAGAACGAGCGAATCGTCCGCGCTTCGTCGAGCATCGGCACGAGCTCGGCGAGCGTATCGATCAGCTCGTCGACTTCCCACTGCTCCTCGGGGTAGTCCTCGGGGTCGTCGACCTCCACGTCGGTCGTGCCGAGGATGGCCGTCGTCTCGTGCGGGACGACGATGTCGGCGTCGCCCTTCGGCCGGCAGCGGTTGACGACGGTGTCGATCTGCCGGACGTTCGTGACGGTCATCACGCCCTTCGAGGGCCGGACCGCGATATCCACGCCCGCCATGTCGCCGATGCGGCTCGCCCACGCGCCCGTCGCGTTGACCACGTGGTCAGCGAGGATCTCCTCGGTACCGCCCTCCCGGCCGTGGACGTGCTTGCCGGGGCCGGAGGCGTGTTCGACTTCGAGGCCGACGACCTCGTCGTCCTCGACGAGCAAGTCGGTGACCGTGGAGTGCGTCTCGACGCGCGCGCCGTGTTCCTGCGCGCTGGCGGCGTTCGCCACCACTAGCCGGAACGGGTCGACCGCGCCGTCCGGCACGACAATCGCCTTCTCGACGTCCTTCGCCAGGTGGGGCTCCATCTCGCGAGCCTCCTCGCCGGAGATGACGTCCGCGGGGATGTCGCAGGCCTCGCAGCCGCGGAGTTTCTCCTGGAAGTAGTCCTCGGAGTCCTCGGGGCGCTTGACGAAGAGGCCGCCGGTCTCCTCGACGCAGTGGCTCGCGATGTCCCGGAGCACGCGGTTCTCCGCGATGCACTCCCGCGCGCTCGCCTGGTCGGCGACGGCGTACCGGCCGCCGCTGTGGAGGAGGCCGTGCATCCGGCCGGTCGTGCCGTGCGTGAGGTTGCCCTGTTCGACGAGCGTCACGTCGAGGCCCCGCATCGCCAGGTCGCGAGCGATGCCGGTGCCCGTCGACCCGCCGCCGACGACGGCGATGTGTGGTACCGATGCCATCTGTGCTCGGGTTCGACACCCACACACTTTATTTTATCGTGGAATCCGACTCCACAGTAAATTTGAGTGCGTTCGGGTCGGTTCGCGGTGGGTGAACGCGCATCCAC encodes the following:
- the glpB gene encoding glycerol-3-phosphate dehydrogenase subunit GlpB; amino-acid sequence: MAIESDVLVVGGGLAGLTSALAAARAGADTRLVSYKQSTLRHASGLVDVLGYTPDGDGPLVDPFDAIPDLPESHPYQTVGVETVREALALFDDAAPHYRGDHTDANALLPTHGGTVKPTARYPAGASAGVASDDRDTLLVGFEAMVDFDAPQAAAHLDAAGVPFDVRGATIRFPGDLRADAKLTRYAKLLDTNGTVTVDGHDRQVREALADRVKTELDGEERVGFPAILGDDDAAAVRDALADELGVAVFEVPMGPPSLPGLRLEDALFDALDEAGVSIETGNPVVDYDGGDRIEQVYVEKNGARIPNAADQYVLATGGLVGKGVESDREGVSEPIFECHVAHAADRYDWFADDVFGDHQFAQFGVAADDSLRPEAADGSTEFENLRAAGSVLGGYDFAAEKSGGGVSIATGYAAGRRAAEETR
- a CDS encoding anaerobic glycerol-3-phosphate dehydrogenase subunit C, with the translated sequence MSDSQSTDFDPVAPNTGEEFEPVDVFDDSDDFDLRPGADSCYKCSTCDTNCPVAEVDDDFPGPKFQGPEQWRLKRRDDDPIDDSVMDCSNCMRCDNACPSGVGLSQMHNTARGEYVSEEMSTLSVEYVRNRLLANYRKSAWLASKVPRLANAAANFGPARWLGEKLLGVTGEREFPDFATETFTEWWAAQGGAAGSKERAREARERRGEPFDADKQVAYFHGCYAEYNTPEVAKALVRVYEHFGYEIVVPEQGCSGTPMFANGMLEDARRDAEVNVSSFADLVDEGYDAIASCTSCSMAIRQEYPELFDIDGIDDVAANTFESVEYLRIHEDLDGELADADVGDDLAAEFAYHAPCHARNQGLDRQAVELFGDLDGVGVEDVGDSCSGISGTYGWKAEKYETSMKIGDEMFDHMEAADGETGMTECPTCAMQMEHGTGYDVRHPLELLEAAVVE
- the glpA gene encoding anaerobic glycerol-3-phosphate dehydrogenase subunit GlpA; translated protein: MASVPHIAVVGGGSTGTGIARDLAMRGLDVTLVEQGNLTHGTTGRMHGLLHSGGRYAVADQASARECIAENRVLRDIASHCVEETGGLFVKRPEDSEDYFQEKLRGCEACDIPADVISGEEAREMEPHLAKDVEKAIVVPDGAVDPFRLVVANAASAQEHGARVETHSTVTDLLVEDDEVVGLEVEHASGPGKHVHGREGGTEEILADHVVNATGAWASRIGDMAGVDIAVRPSKGVMTVTNVRQIDTVVNRCRPKGDADIVVPHETTAILGTTDVEVDDPEDYPEEQWEVDELIDTLAELVPMLDEARTIRSFWGVRPLYEPPDVASDDPTDITRDFFLLDHADRDDLPGMTTVVGGKFTTYRMMAESVADHVCERFGVDAECRTADVPLPGSEEFSVLRDYMDEFGLRSPIGRRSVERLGSRADDVLATEEPNPVVCECEGVTRAELQDAIGQSGSDLNAVRIRTRASMGNCQGGFCAHRMASELHGDGGYDEATARRAWDDLLQERWKGQRHALWGEQLSQAMLNYALHATTQNRDNDPADGDDVDFAAFDGGSEAARTDGGNRGD
- a CDS encoding pirin family protein, whose translation is MNANDGQQLPDGPVPGERVRHGTGVNSNRAFPTSHHPEHLDPFVLFERFYIDPDQGFPMHPHRGFEIVSYMVDGGMDHEDSLGVSNVAEEGDAMRITTGSGIRHSEFPAGGRGCNGLQLWVNLPRAKKDADPDYVDATQADLPTEEHEGATVTTVVGDGSPLSLHTPMEYLDVRVSDAWEWTIPEGWTGFVYGVSGTGTVDGSEFGEGDVFTVTDETAVELRDESDLRVVAVAGQPHDEPIQQRGPFVL
- a CDS encoding NAD(P)/FAD-dependent oxidoreductase, which codes for MVDVAVVGGGPAGLSAAQFAAKNDLDTVVFDTDETWMHKAHLFNYPGVRSIDGMTFVEIAQKQAKARGADLHEDEEVTAVEQSGDGFVLTTVDGEYEADYVVLATGGNRDLAEDLGCEFTDEEVVDVNVDMRTSVDGVYATGAMGRDTKWQAAIAVGDGAAAVLDILSKEKGEYYHDFDMPSDVPEL